The Cucurbita pepo subsp. pepo cultivar mu-cu-16 chromosome LG08, ASM280686v2, whole genome shotgun sequence genome contains a region encoding:
- the LOC111800127 gene encoding uncharacterized protein LOC111800127 produces the protein MKNVIARRIASFVVQMACRNDNLTFYIVSEIDYIQMFWLDQSATEEEEEEETKIFDDFSGRRGAPETGIERLKKEQFDGFGGEDLGNYSVCYDEMKDGGEEVSRMPFEHVYHKSCVLTWLQRNNS, from the coding sequence ATGAAAAATGTCATTGCTCGAAGGATTGCCTCGTTCGTCGTTCAAATGGCGTGCAGAAATGACAATCTGACGTTCTACATCGTTTCGGAAATCGATTACATACAGATGTTTTGGTTGGACCAGAGTGCGactgaggaggaggaggaggaggagacgAAAATTTTTGACGACTTTTCGGGGAGGAGAGGGGCGCCGGAGACGGGGATAGAGAGGTTGAAGAAGGAGCAATTCGATGGGTTTGGGGGAGAAGATTTGGGGAATTATAGTGTGTGTTATGATGAGATGAAGGACGGCGGGGAAGAAGTGAGCAGAATGCCCTTCGAACATGTGTATCATAAATCTTGTGTTCTCACTTGGCTTCAAAGGAACAACTCATGA